One Prunus dulcis chromosome 8, ALMONDv2, whole genome shotgun sequence DNA window includes the following coding sequences:
- the LOC117638200 gene encoding aquaporin TIP1-1-like translates to MEGLVMTPNEADEKLPKSAGRSCGAIGVENSLRLKFLAAIGAHEYFSPEMWRAAFTELVATASLLFTLTSSIISCLESGEVDPKLLVPIAVFIIAFLFLLVTVPLSGGHMSPVFTFIAALKGVITFARASIYILAQCIGSILGFLIIKTVMDQNAAQKYSLGGCTIKGSGSTSGVGTQTALMVEFACTFVVLFVGVTVAFDKRRCKELSLAMVCAVVAGAMALAVFVSITVTGRVGYAGVGLSPARCLGPALLQGGRLWDGHWVFWVGPILACSVYYCVSLNLPNEGLKSVEEECDILKGEGNV, encoded by the exons ATGGAGGGTTTGGTCATGACCCCAAATGAAGCTGATGAAAAATTGCCCAAATCAGCTGGCAGAAGTTGTGGGGCAATTGGTGTCGAAAACTCGCTGAGGCTAAAATTTCTTGCTGCAATTGGTGCCCATGAATATTTTTCACCAGAG ATGTGGAGAGCAGCTTTTACAGAATTAGTAGCAACAGCTTCTCTTCTGTTCACCCTGACCTCTTCAATCATCTCATGCTTGGAATCAGGAGAGGTTGATCCAAAGCTGCTTGTCCCAATCGCAGTCTTCATCATAgccttcctcttcctcctaGTCACAGTCCCTTTATCTGGAGGGCACATGAGCCCTGTCTTCACATTCATAGCTGCCCTCAAGGGTGTTATAACTTTTGCTAGGGCCTCCATCTACATTTTGGCACAATGCATTGGCTCAATCTTGGGATTTCTTATAATCAAGACTGTGATGGATCAAAATGCAGCACAAAAATACTCCTTAGGTGGCTGCACAATCAAGGGAAGTGGGTCCACATCTGGGGTGGGGACACAAACAGCATTGATGGTAGAATTTGCCTGCACATTTGTGGTTCTCTTTGTCGGGGTCACAGTGGCATTTGACAAGAGAAGGTGCAAAGAGTTGAGTTTGGCCATGGTGTGTGCTGTGGTAGCTGGGGCTATGGCACTTGCAGTTTTTGTGTCAATTACTGTGACTGGGCGGGTCGGATATGCGGGCGTGGGTCTGAGCCCGGCAAGGTGCTTAGGCCCGGCATTGTTGCAAGGGGGGAGGTTGTGGGATGGCCATTGGGTTTTCTGGGTTGGACCAATCTTGGCTTGTAGTGTGTACTATTGTGTCTCTTTAAACTTGCCCAATGAGGGTTTAAAATCTGTGGAAGAAGAGTGTGACATTCTGAAGGGAGAGGGCAATGTATGA
- the LOC117636877 gene encoding uncharacterized protein LOC117636877 yields MEESPRKKSGAGQVLDGSNIMELVGNKEVFSSFVEHKFKELDRDRDGELSVKELQPAVADIGAALGLPAQGSSPDSDHIYSEVLNEFTHGKQQKVSKTEFKEVLSDILLGMAAGLKRDPIVILRIDGEDLEEFINGPTFEPEMVALYSEIKSADGSGSLRDYIAKALAKLTVEQGMPPSSDPWVISNIVEPALQSCTGHDLDKPVSQETFIEEFKKVAETVAQHLKEQHVIVAHSENDFDGSGIKRLLSNKFELDKTLNTAIENVSKDRSGKLSKEYLRVALDAVGPTAGLPPLGAVEQMDKVVQDAFNLVNAEDGKLLKEDEFKKILTEILGSIMLQLEGNPISVYSNSVVHEPLASSSTLLQPSSEL; encoded by the exons atGGAGGAGAGCCCAAGGAAGAAAAGTGGAGCGGGGCAGGTGCTGGACGGTTCGAATATAATGGAGTTGGTTGGGAACAAGGAGGTGTTCAGTAGTTTTGTGGAGCATAAGTTTAAGGAGCTGGATAGAGACAGAGATGGTGAGCTATCTGTGAAGGAGCTTCAGCCTGCTGTTGCTGATATTGGCGCTGCTCTTGGCTTGCCTGCTCAGGGCTCTTCCCCTGACTCTGATCACATCTATTCTGAG GTGTTGAATGAGTTCACTCAtggaaaacaacaaaaagtgaGCAAGACTGAGTTCAAAGAGGTTCTTTCAGATATTCTGTTAGGCATGGCTGCTGGTTTGAAGCGAGACCCTATTGTGATCCTCCGTATTGATGGAGAAGATCTCGAAGAATTCATCAATGGGCCAACTTTTGAACCAGAGATGGTAGCCTTGTATTCTGAGATAAAGTCAGCTGATGGAAGTGGAAGCCTCCGTGACTATATAGCCAAGGCTTTGGCAAAACTCACCGTTGAGCAAGGGATGCCCCCTTCATCAGATCCTTGG gTTATTAGCAATATCGTGGAACCTGCTCTGCAATCATGCACTGGCCATGATTTGGACAAGCCTGTATCTCAAGAAACTTTCATAGAGGAGTTTAAGAAAGTGGCAGAAACCGTGGCTCAACACCTTAAGGAGCAGCATGTGATTGTAGCCCACAGTGAAAATGACTTTGATGGAAGTGGCATTAAGAGACTGTTGTCCAACAAGTTTGAATTAGACAAG ACACTGAATACAGCTATTGAAAATGTGTCAAAAGATCGCAGTGGGAAACTGTCCAAGGAATATTTGCGTGTGGCGCTGGATGCAGTGGGTCCAACCGCTGGTCTGCCACCACTTGGTGCAGTTGAGCAG ATGGACAAGGTTGTGCAGGACGCGTTCAACTTGGTGAATGCAGAAGATGGAAAGCTGCTCAAAGAAGACGAGTTCAAAAAGATATTGACTGAAATCCTGGGGAGCATCATGTTGCAATTGGAGGGAAATCCTATCTCAGTTTACTCAAATTCGGTTGTGCATGAGCCCCTTGCCTCCTCTTCTACACTATTGCAGCCATCTTCCGAGTTATAG
- the LOC117638023 gene encoding aquaporin-like, whose product MAENRPVVEDDRVHPFSSTPMSEHWNVEEVKKSSPSTLSEKLGLHELFSLKVWRASLAELVGSAVLVFAIDTIVISSYETRTTTPNLVMAILISITVAILLLATNPISGGHINPVVTLSAVFVGLISLSRAAVYILSQCTGAVLGALALKAVVNSSIEETFSLGGCTLTVIAPGPHGPIIIGIETTQALWLEIICTFVFLFASIWMAFDHRQAHAVGRVVVFSIVGTVVGLLVFISTTVTAVKGYAGVGMNPARCLGPALIRGGHLWHGHWVFWAGPIIACVAFYLYIKIIPRQHFHMDGYTQDTVNIVETLPH is encoded by the exons atggctgAAAATAGGCCGGTGGTAGAGGATGATAGAGTTCATCCTTTTTCTTCCACACCAAT GTCAGAGCATTGGAATGTTGAGGAAGTGAAGAAGTCCAGTCCCTCCACTTTGAGTGAGAAGTTGGGATTGCACGAGCTGTTTTCGTTGAAG GTTTGGAGAGCATCTCTAGCAGAGCTAGTTGGCTCGGCAGTGCTTGTTTTCGCTATAGACACAATAGTGATCTCCTCCTATGAGACTAGAACCACAACACCAAACCTTGTCATGGCGATCCTCATTTCCATCACAGTTGCAATTCTCCTCCTCGCCACCAATCCCATCTCCGGCGGCCACATCAATCCCGTTGTCACCTTATCCGCAGTGTTCGTCGGCCTCATATCCCTCTCACGTGCCGCTGTCTACATCTTGAGCCAGTGCACGGGGGCGGTACTAGGTGCACTAGCCCTGAAGGCTGTGGTAAACAGCAGCATTGAAGAAACGTTCTCACTTGGAGGTTGCACTCTCACTGTCATTGCCCCAGGCCCACATGGGCCAATCATTATTGGCATTGAGACCACCCAAGCCCTTTGGCTTGAGATCATATGCACGTTTGTGTTTCTCTTTGCTTCGATTTGGATGGCATTTGACCATCGCCAAGCCCATGCTGTGGGCCGAGTTGTAGTCTTTTCTATCGTTGGAACAGTTGTGGGCCTCCTTGTGTTCATCTCAACCACCGTTACGGCTGTAAAGGGCTATGCCGGGGTTGGAATGAACCCGGCTCGATGCTTGGGCCCCGCATTGATTCGCGGGGGGCACCTTTGGCATGGGCATTGGGTGTTTTGGGCCGGGCCCATTATTGCTTGCGTGGCGTTTTATTTGTACATAAAGATCATTCCACGTCAGCATTTTCACATGGATGGCTACACGCAAGATACAGTAAATATCGTAGAGACTCTTCCCCACTAG